Genomic DNA from Bemisia tabaci chromosome 2, PGI_BMITA_v3:
aatttgaaattttaaacagtCAGTGATGAGTGAATGATAGCAGCCTCGCCAAGTACTATCAATTTTTCTACATATTTTTTGGACTGGATGAAATGCAGTATTGTTGTCAACTTCCAAGAATTGCCAATCCTGAGCAGTGAGCATACTACATCTTACTCTTAAATACTTATGTTTTTTCTCTAGGAATCAGTAGGAGCTAGACACGCACTGAAGGTGGCGCAGATCAAAAGAAAACTGGAGGAGCGggatgtaaaaaatattgcagGGATGACAATTTTGGCAATGTTGCGTaagtaattattattattaatttatttatttactttttttatgtaAGATATTCAAATTACACTTAGTTTCCTATGATAATCTGTTGAATGtagatatctgaaaaattgaatttctggaaaaaaataaataaataaataaaatgaaactgGTGCAATTGCCAGTTAAATGAACTAAATTGATTATTATATTTCACATTATATGAATTTGCTCCGAAAAGTTAAGATAGTGGTAAGTGGACCGCGAATGATCCCTTAAAGGGAATTTGACTTCATCTTGTCACAAGGAAGTATTATTTGGTCGTATTTATAGTAAAAGGAACAAGGCGAATAAATTTTGCGAGGAACGTAGTTCATTTTAGTGTAAAAGtgtaaaattgtgcattttttacatttttttttttttttttttttttgggctcatCTATTGAAACACCATTCCTCATAGGGAAATGTACGATACTGCATTGTTtcttaaaatgagccagaatagCCATTCCTTATTGAGAAATGTAGTCGAAATGATATTAGAGTCGAACATTAGAATACGGTTAGAAGTAAGAGATGTTTGCAATTAATAGGGGCTTCCCCgaaataaattgatttaaaatgagGCTGTTCTTCAGGACTCACTCTGGCCATaacgttcatttttttcagttaatgGTGTTGATGAgaggaaaatcatgaatgaTATCGAAGAATTAGCGAGACCACCGCCACCTCCGCCTCCGGAGCCGCTGGTGGAGCAGAGATCACCTATGCTATTCCCGTCCAGTCAGCCactgccaacttacaccgtacCGTATTCTTACATGCAACCTCAACACAACTGGGCATACCCAGGATCAGCGTATGTGTACCCCCTATCGGCGTATCCTTTCCCTAGAGgacctgcaggccgattattgaaagtgatagacaaagctatagacaaagacgacaaaagggatttagagggatccttttggtggaagcgggtggtggcaatagACATAGGAGATAGGTAatggactgactaacggcaacccacgaaagacccgacagttagtccatcattttcttccttagtctataaggaccaaccatgtcaaccagtaggatcgctctatacaccctatgtcttctttgtctatcgctttgtctatcaatttcaataatcggcctgcagccCCGCCAGCTCAATTAGTCCCCCCAGCTCAAGCAGCAGTGCCAGCTCAAGCAGACCCGCCAGCTCAAGCAGCCACGACACACAAGAGGAAGTGTTCGAACGACTTCTAGACGGTGGAGCAAACatagttttcaagcaaaatgtgttgtttgaAACGACAGAAATTGTTCTAgacagcaaataaaggtgacctaacaattttccctgacaattccaggattgactgtggcaatcctgagATAAACGGTATCATTCCTTAGCCATCGAATTTCCTTACCGCGGAAGGAAACTTCGAAAATGCCCTAAAATTCATCAAGTTTCACCAAAATTGGCCCGACAGAGCAATGGAAGCCCAACTGGcaacaatttttccctttcaTTTCGAGATTTTCCCAGCATTCTCCGATACTGTGTCTACTAACCCTGAAACGGCATTATTCCTTTATGCCGCAATCAcgcgctgaatttagcagctgaatgtggaagtcaacagtcatcgcccaacggctgaaatttagcacattcgagttattttcatccagatgtgtatcaaatctactcgaacatttcagacaaatttaacattagtccgatggttgctgagaatcgttgctgaattttgcgcgtcgcgcgcaaaattcaggcatcggaccgatgacttccacatttaagccacattcagcgtgtgattgcggcatttaCCATCAAATACCGCGAAAGGCGACTTCAAAAATGCCCTATATTTCGttaaatttcaccaaaattggcCCAATGG
This window encodes:
- the LOC140223840 gene encoding uncharacterized protein — its product is MTILAMLLNGVDERKIMNDIEELARPPPPPPPEPLVEQRSPMLFPSSQPLPTYTVPYSYMQPQHNWAYPGSAYVYPLSAYPFPRGPAGRLLKVIDKAIDKDDKRDLEGSFWWKRVVAIDIGDR